The Methanobrevibacter boviskoreani JH1 genome contains a region encoding:
- the dptG gene encoding DNA phosphorothioation-dependent restriction protein DptG, whose translation MNFEKNYNNLLKQMNVNPEKKSLKNNIDKNTPLFPFKSRTEDTATFENGFYSVLGEFSRILLNKKLDDSLNIKDIIAESKNNENFDIETESEDYLEKLVKEYLFNEKDELKIINPYLFLYLPLSNNKKSKGEKSIALFLRDVFFRDNKNLINFFNNKETNNLLIKLVLKNIPELTDNKTDFKYDCMIDSISELFNDDIDYLCKYEQYFIKNIDKVFAYYYFFYISQLVLKINRGFNDNKEIDELYYLLDWESASKNRKAVKKGYRFLTDKTASLFTKVSLIDQMNTLLGTHDLLEKDMLIYYEKLNYTEQREFLKYLKKWICVYKYYNDFDLTKSSEEEYLYDLSDNFKDLMNELFVTLNDKEHGNNPEPKSRYAINLKNIAKKYFIKRRGSYGYTLNMNREILIVLTALCVKDKKIRLTQLFDEYEKRGIYFDIQSKEEIIKLLTQLNLIDKKSDSGDAQYVKPIL comes from the coding sequence ATGAACTTTGAAAAGAATTATAATAATCTTTTAAAACAGATGAATGTTAATCCAGAAAAAAAATCATTAAAAAATAATATTGATAAAAATACTCCTTTATTTCCATTTAAATCTAGGACTGAAGATACTGCTACATTTGAAAATGGATTTTACTCTGTTTTAGGGGAATTTTCTCGTATACTCCTTAATAAAAAACTAGATGATTCACTAAATATAAAGGATATCATTGCTGAATCAAAAAATAATGAAAATTTTGATATTGAGACTGAAAGTGAGGATTATCTGGAGAAATTGGTTAAGGAATATTTATTTAATGAAAAGGATGAGTTAAAAATTATAAATCCTTATTTATTTTTATATTTGCCTTTATCTAATAATAAAAAATCAAAAGGTGAAAAATCAATTGCATTATTTTTAAGGGATGTATTCTTTAGGGATAATAAAAACTTAATCAATTTTTTTAATAATAAAGAAACTAATAATTTACTTATAAAATTGGTTTTAAAGAATATTCCTGAGTTAACAGATAATAAAACTGATTTTAAATATGATTGTATGATTGATAGTATTTCTGAACTTTTTAATGATGATATTGATTACCTTTGTAAATATGAACAATATTTTATAAAAAATATTGATAAGGTTTTTGCATACTACTACTTTTTTTATATAAGTCAACTGGTGTTAAAAATTAATAGAGGCTTCAATGACAATAAAGAAATTGATGAACTTTATTATTTACTGGATTGGGAAAGTGCAAGTAAAAATCGTAAAGCGGTTAAGAAAGGATATCGTTTTTTAACTGATAAAACTGCTTCCTTATTTACTAAAGTAAGTTTAATTGATCAAATGAATACATTATTAGGTACTCATGACTTGCTTGAAAAGGACATGTTAATTTATTATGAAAAATTGAATTATACGGAACAAAGGGAATTCTTAAAATATTTAAAAAAATGGATTTGTGTATATAAATATTACAATGATTTTGATCTTACAAAAAGTTCAGAGGAAGAATATCTTTATGATTTATCTGATAATTTTAAGGATTTAATGAATGAATTATTCGTTACACTTAATGATAAGGAACATGGAAACAACCCGGAACCTAAATCTAGATATGCAATTAATTTGAAAAATATTGCTAAAAAATATTTCATTAAAAGAAGAGGCTCCTATGGATACACATTAAATATGAATAGGGAAATTCTTATTGTACTGACTGCATTATGTGTTAAAGATAAAAAGATTAGATTAACCCAATTATTTGATGAATACGAGAAAAGGGGAATTTATTTTGATATACAATCTAAAGAAGAAATAATAAAACTACTTACACAATTAAACTTAATAGATAAAAAAAGTGATAGTGGAGATGCTCAATATGTCAAACCAATTTTATAA